Genomic window (Nymphaea colorata isolate Beijing-Zhang1983 chromosome 1, ASM883128v2, whole genome shotgun sequence):
ATTTCATAGGAGAATAAGATGCCAATATAAGAGTACCAGGTGCCACAATGTCCGGTTTCAGGATGGCCGAAGTGCCGAACGATGGCCCCCTAGAGCTGAATTCTGCAATGGTGGGTGCCCGTTTTATGCCGGTAAAAGTCCTGCGGAACGTCAGGCTAATAGTTGGGTTCTTGCTGGTTTTCACGTACTTCCTTATGGCTGCTGAATCTTTGGGATCCAATACTGATGCTGGGCACTCGAAATCTTTTGCTCTTATCACAAGCGAGACATTGGTTAGGAGCAGTGCGCCTGCGCCCTTTGCATCTGCAACAGTTGAGGTCTCAAATACTGATGATTCTTCGGTCCCTTCACATACAACAACCTTCTTCGTTACATTCTTTAGCTCATCACTTGAACCGCAGGATGCACTGTAGTGAAGCGGTAGATTTTTCACCGTCTTCTTTCCAATATACAAGGATGAGCCGACAAAGGAAGCTCCATTTCCGAGAGTGACAACGCCGGAGAATCTCCGATCTATGGTGGTAGCACCAACTGTGAGTATCCAGGGAGCGCCATTACGGAGTGTCCTGGAATCAGGTCCCCTGTTTCCAGCAGCTGCAGAGACAAGGATCCCTTTCTCCATAGCTGCAAACGCACCCAAAGCAATGGGGTCTTCGTAGATGGGAGTAGTTCGCTCAAAGCTCAAGGAGAGCGAGATCACATCCACACCATCTTTAATTGCCTGGTCCATTGCAGCAAGGGTATCAGAAGCAACTTGGCCTTCTGCCCAAAGTTTCTTGTAGACGGCTATCCGAGCGCGCGGGGCTATGCCCCTCGCTGTGCCTGCACCATAGCCAAAGTATGATGCTCCTCCAGCGTAGTTCCCGGCAGCAGTTGATGCGGTGTGCGTGCCATGGCCGTCGGTGTCCCTTGCAGAATTCATGGATATCGTGAGATTGGGGTCCTGCGCCAGGAGTCCCTTGTTGAAGAAACGCGCTCCGATGAGCTTCCTGTTGCATATGGAGGCATTGAAGGCTGTACCAACTTCACATTGGCCCTTCCACTTCTTGGGGATCTCCGGCATACCATCGTCTCTGAAACTCGAGCTCTCCGGCCAGACGCCGGTGTCGACGATGCCTATTATGATGTCTCTGCCATACTTGGATGCAGGCCAGATCCCAGAAACGGGGTTCAGGCCCAGATACTTGTAGGTATGAGTGGTTTCCTTTGTGCCTGGTATGTCCCGGAAAGCAGAAACGAAACCAGGGGACCTCTTGAGCATTTCTAGCTGAGATCTGGAGAGAAGAGCGCTGAAGCCATTGATGGCATGGTTGTAAGTGTAGATGTGGCTCGACTGCGAAGCAGACACAGCGTCATCTGCGGCAGCAATGAAGCTCTCAGATGAGAGGAGGGAGGTGTACCAATAGTGGTGGCTGCTGAAGGCCGTCGGCATGGCCGCAACGTCCATGTGGACTATGTACGCATCCCTCGCTCCCAACGCGCCCGTCCATTGTTGGACAATGAACAGGATCAGGAAAGCAGAAAGCAGCGGAGTACTAGAGGAAGTCATTGGTACTCTAATGGAGGTGCGCTCTGCAGTTCCTCTGCTTCTGCCCAATTATAGAAGAAGCAGGagatacaaaaatattttaagtcGTCGGAGCacatgttttcttccatttttctgCCTGACATCAGCATCATCTCTTCACAGAAACAGAAATTCCGTCGAATTGGATGACGGTAAACGGCTAAacgccctttttttttttactcaacTTAAGAAGTAGAGCACAAAAATTCGTGATACAAAAGCCCATTTCTTTTTTACAGTACTTCTGTCTCCACATTAATCTTGTGCTTGAGTGATCATCACAAAACATCCTCTTAAACTTCAGtttcaaagagaaaaattaagtttcttttcccctttttacGGGACAGGTTAAGTTTCTGTTTCAACCTGTGCCTTTCTCCATCTTCCGTTAACTGTGCTTCGGTGCTCAATTCAAAGTCGTCATgcgaaaattttcaaacaacaTTCTTTGGACAATGGGGCCATTTGGGCCCGGTGACACAAgagattttgtcattttttagatCATGACGATGCGCtgtcatatttttttatgagttaTGAGAGGAAGATTTTGAAAGAGTTCACCCACTTGCTGCGTCAAATGGTATAGGATAGCTGATAGCTAGTTTGTAACCATAGCATCGAAAGCACGATATCGATTTGTTTCTAAATGTTGCTCTTCTGAATCATAAAAAGTAGAATTGCGATACTCGAGTTGATGCCCAAATGCTGGAATTGATGCCCAAATCCTGAAGTAGCCCAAGACACATAGAACACAGAATTTTGAGGGACTTGTTAACCTCTGCTTCTCATCTGAAAACAGGCCAAGTTCAATTATGGTGATCATTTAAGAATGTGATAGCCCAATAATGGTGATCATTTAAGAAGGTGATGCGGCTCGTCTTATTGAAGAATGTGATGTGCGTCTTTTTAAATGAAAACCGGTTGCTGCCGACACCCTTAAGCCACAGGAGAGAGATTGAGAACATTCTCTTTTCCAGTTTTATCGTGATAAGAgggttcctttctttcttttctctttgtttatttAGAGTCACTCGTCTTTTTTTATGGCATCTACCGGCCGGCCGCCGCCGGTCTAAAAGTGGAAGACGCTTTCTAATTTTCCCTCCAAACTCTTTCTGAATATTTTTGGATCAGCGAATCCCACTCCCCTGGAAGACATAGCCCTCCTGAGTCCTGACTACTTGTTTATTAAACTTTAAGCGTGAATATTAGCTAGTTAGACAGTTAATATCGCTTTAAATGAGATAatgattttttgtaattttccaTATCAAGCGGTGCGCTCTGTCattattttcattcatttaacAAAAGTCTATCAAATCGAATCAGATAAGTGATATAAAATGTTAGCAAGTAATAATGGCCATTGATGAGCAATGACCAAAGCTTTTATTGATCACAACCATTCGCATGACTCACCAACTGGTCAGTGatctttcatcttcttccttgccAAAACCGCTATCTATCTTTAAAAATCGACCGATGACaatcaagtttttaaaataattcACAATTACAGTGAAAAATGCTAGCTTATATTTAAAATGACTATTctattttaattaaaagaagAGCATTTGAGTACAGAGTTTTTCTAAATGCATAACCACTATCACCAGTTTGATAATTTTGTGGGGAGACTGTTCGGTAACGGAAACTGAAACaaactattttataaatctacttAAAGATTGGAATAGATCTATAAAAATTAGAATGTTCTATGAATCCAATATAGTTTtcgaagcagattcatgaaataatttgtTACTCAAATGACTTTTAAATTATTCAATAAATTTTCCTTGTAAACTTGCCTTCCTCCTTCTTGGAGGAAGattttggtttctattttttatatttttcaaataatttaaagtatgctaaattatttttcaaatagaaaatttgaaaagtatGCCGAATTGCCGATTAAAGGCGATGCTTGTCCGACGATACATCTTACTTATCTCACTGGCAAGCAAGTCATACAGGTACAGGGTTTTGGCTACATTTATTGCTTATTAATACATCTAATTCAAAACCGGATCTTCTCTCAAAATTGACCTTATATTTGTAAGTTTTCTTGATACCAATCTCACTTTTTGGTCTATCAAACATGCACTCGGGCTAAATCCTGCCGATGAGAACAAAGGAAACTTTGTGCTTTCAAAAAGGCACCtctccataattttttttatggaaactaaaacaaaatttcactgTGGTTTTAGTTAACTAGTGAAATGGTGCTATAATATAGTGATGGTTATGGAAAAATTAGTATCACATTTCGTAATATCGCCTAACAAAACTAGGAGATTTGattttccaatatatatatataatgtttttttttttttgagatgaACCTGATTCATGGCAAGAACTTATTAATCTCAGAAAAGGCTTCCTTGACAACTTATTCGTGTAGCAGCAACTCATCGATACATTTGATCTTCAACAAATTATGAGAAGAAATCTTATTCTGGGTCTCTTACAGTGGTACCTACGATTGGGCTCCTTACAGCATGCTTCTCTTGATCATCCACCCAAGTCAGGAACCCAAAAACTACGGCCTCTTTCATCCGCCCCTTCTTCTCCAACGTGAGAGAAAACGAGGCTTTCTGGTTTCTCCTCTGGAATGCGAGCTTTAATGGCGACACTGTCACTCTAAAGCCCTTCATTTTTGACAGTTTGGCTGTATAAGTTGTAGGACCATCATCTCCTACATTGGTCACCGTCCTCTGAAACCTCCACACACCAGAGGACTGACCATAATCTAGGTAAGCGACAAAAGATGGGTAGTTCAAATCAAGATTCCCGCCTTTGCATCGATCGTAATCCGAAGAGTTCTTTGTGATTGCCTGTAACTCTGCCCTCGTGAGATTCAGGGCACATAGGAACTTGACATAGTCTCCGCGGCCTGCATCATAGACCAGGCCAGGGTCCATGGCCTTGTTTGGATTGATCTCACCTGAGCCCATGGCGATAGGGGAAATAACATCGTCAATGGGCTTCCTGGTATTATCCAAAATGTTAGCAGTTGTCATCATGGCCGACCGGATTGCGGCCGGACTCCAGTCGGGATGAGCAGACATCAGCAGCGCGGCGAGCCCGGAGGCGTGAGGGCATGACATGGATGTTCCAGACAAGAGGGTGAAGTTGCTAAAGAACGATTCTCCCTGCAAGGTTGCAGCAGATTTCATAGGAGAATAAGATGCCAATATAAGAGTACCAGGTGCCACAATGTCCGGTTTCAGGATGGCCGAAGTGCCGAACGATGGCCCCCTAGAGCTGAATTCTGCAATGGTGGGTGCCCGTTTTATGCCGGTAAAAGTTCTGCGGAACGTCAGGCTAACAGTTTGATTCTTGCTTGTTTTCACATACTCCCTTATGGCTGCTGAATCTTTGGGATCCAATACAGATGCTGGGCACTCGAAATCTTTTGCTCTTATGACAAGCGAGACATTTGTTAGGAGCAATGCGCCTGCCCCTTTTGCATCTGCAACAGTTGACGTCTCGGATACTGATGATTCGTCGGCCCCCTCACATACAACAACCTTCTTCGTTACATTCTTTAGATCATCACTTGAACCGCAGGATGCACTATAGTGCAGCGGTAGATTTTTCACCGTCTTCTTACCAATATACAAGGATGAGCCGACGAAGGAAGCTCCATTTCCGAGAGTGACAACGCCGGAGAATCTCCGATCTATGGTGGTAGCACCAACTGTGAGTATCCAGGGAGCGCCATTGCGGAGCGTCCTGGAATCAGGTCCGCTGTTTCCAGCAGCTGCAGAAACAAGGATCCCTTTCTCCATTGCTGCAAACGCACCCAAAGCAACGGCGTCTTCGTAGATTGGAGTATCTCGCTCAAAGCTCAGGGAGAGCGAGATCACATCCACACCATCTTTAATTGCCTGGTCCATTGCAGCAAGGGTATCAGAAGCAACATGGCCTTCTGCCCAAAGTGTCTTGTAGACGGCTATGCGAGCGCGCGGGGCTATGCCCCTCGCTGTGCCTGTACCATAGCCAAAGTATGATGCTCCTCCAGCATAGTTCCCGGCAGCAGTTGATGCGGTGTGCGTGCCATGGCCGTCGCTGTCCCTTGCAGAGTTCATGGATATCGTGCGATTGGGGTCTTCTGCTAAGAATCCCTTGTTGAAGAAACGTGCTCCGATGAGCTTCCTGTTGCACATGGAGGCATTGAAAGCTGTACCAGATTCACATTGGCCCTTCCACCTCTTGGGGATCTCCGGCATCCCATCGTCTCTAAAACTGGAGCTCTCGGGCCAGACGCCGGTGTCGACGATGCCTATTATGATGTCTTCGCCATACTTGGATGCAGGCCAGATCCCAGAAACAGGGTTCAGGCCCAGATACTTATAGGTATGGGTGGTTTCCTTTGTGCCCGTTATGTCCCGGAAAGCAGACAGGAAACCAGGGGATCTCTTGAGCAGTTCGAGCTGAGATCTGGAGAGAAGAGCGCTGAAGCCATTGATGGCATGGGTGTAAGTGTAAATGTGGCTTGACTGCTGAGCAGAGGCAGCATCATCTGCAGTAGCAATGAAGCTCTCAGACGAGAGGAGGGAGGTGTACCAATGGTGGTGGCTGCTGAAGGCCGTCGGCATGGCTGACACGTCCATGTGGACTATGTAGGACTCCCTCGCTCCGGACACGCTCGTCCATGGTTGGAAAATGAACAAGATCAGGAAAGCAGGAAGCAGCGAAGGAGTAGGGGAAGACATTGGTACTCTAATGGCGGTCCGCTCTGTACTTCCTCTACTCCTACCTAATTATAGTAGAAAGCCGGAGACGTGAAAATAGTAAAGTCGTAGGAGCAGATGGCTCATCATGGTCTCTTTACATTATACAGATATTTCGAGTCAATTGGATAACGTAACGCCCCCTATTTTTGACTCAACTTCAGAAGAACGCCACAAAAATCTAGATACAGTAAAAGCCATTTTCATTTGCAACACTTGTATCTCCACTTTAATCCTGTGGCTTGAGGAGAATCACAAAACATCCTCTTAAACTTCATTAAATTACGTTTATTTTCCGCTTTTTACGGGACAGATAAGTTTCTTTTTCAAGATTTGCCTGTCACGATCTTCTGTTAACTCTGCTTCGGCTGCAATGTTCAGTTCAATTAAAAGTCGTCGACGTgcgaaaattttcaaacaacaATGTGGGGCCATTTGGCCCCGGTGACGGAAGACAGCTTACTTATCATCCTTCAGATCAAGAAGATACGCTGCGCCATCATTTTTATGGGCTGCAAGAGAAAGATCGCGGCGAGCCCTACCCGCTTGGAGGTCCAATGATGGTGATCGTTTAAGAGTGTGATGGTGATCGTTTAAGAGTGTGATGCTGCTCGTCGTATTGAAGAATGTGATGTGCGTCTTTCTCAAAACCggttgctatatatatatatatatatatatatatatatatataggtcgAACAAGATGTTTGAAACCTCCATGAAGCCATACACCTGACACCAAAaaccaaagaagagaaacaaaaatccAACTCACCGATGGGAATTTGCCGATGGTGTATTACATATACAATAAGTTGTTTATATCCAGCGGCTTTTCTTGAAAGTTTACATCATTTTCAACCAGCGAGAGGTCTCTTTACAGTGAGCACTGGGTCAGGGACTCATCGGGCTTACGAGCCATTAGCTCGAGCCGTGAAAATGGGCTTTGGCTGGTTTTGGATTCGGGTTGAACCTGGCCCAACTCTCGATTATTATTAATTTGAAATACGTATATATTAAAAAG
Coding sequences:
- the LOC116250705 gene encoding subtilisin-like protease SBT3, with product MSSPTPSLLSAFLILFIFQPWTSVSGARESYIVHMDVSVMPTAFSSHHHWYTSLLSSESFIAAADDAASAQQSSHIYTYTHAINGFSALLSRSQLELLKRSPGFLSAFRDISGTKETTHTYKYLGLNPASWIWPASKYGKDIIIGIVDTGVWPESSSFRDDGMPEIPKRWKGQCESGTAFNASMCNRKLIGARFFNKGFLAEDPNRTISMNSARDSDGHGTHTASTAAGNYAGGASYFGYGTGTARGIAPRARIAVYKTLWAEGHVASDTLAAMDQAIKDGVDVISLSLSFERDTPIYEDAVALGAFAAMEKGILVSAAAGNSGPDSRTLRNGAPWILTVGATTIDRRFSGVVTLGNGASFVGSSLYIGKKTVKNLPLHYSASCGSSDDLKNVTKKVVVCEGADESSVSETSTVADAKGAGALLLTNVSLVIRAKDFECPASVLDPKDSAAIREYVKTSKNQTVSLTFRRTFTGIKRAPTIAEFSSRGPSFGTSAILKPDIVAPGTLILASYSPMKSAATLQGESFFSNFTLLSGTSMSCPHASGLAALLMSAHPDWSPAAIRSAMMTTANILDNTRKPIDDVISPIAMGSGEINPNKAMDPGLVYDAGRGDYVKFLCALNLTRAELQAITKNSSDYDRCKGGNLDLNYPSFVAYLDYGQSSGVWRFQRTVTNVGDDGPTTYTAKLSKMKGFRVTVSPLKLAFQRRNQKASFSLTLEKKGRMKEAVVFGFLTWVDDQEKHAVRSPIVGTTVRDPE
- the LOC116246223 gene encoding subtilisin-like protease SBT3 is translated as MTSSSTPLLSAFLILFIVQQWTGALGARDAYIVHMDVAAMPTAFSSHHYWYTSLLSSESFIAAADDAVSASQSSHIYTYNHAINGFSALLSRSQLEMLKRSPGFVSAFRDIPGTKETTHTYKYLGLNPVSGIWPASKYGRDIIIGIVDTGVWPESSSFRDDGMPEIPKKWKGQCEVGTAFNASICNRKLIGARFFNKGLLAQDPNLTISMNSARDTDGHGTHTASTAAGNYAGGASYFGYGAGTARGIAPRARIAVYKKLWAEGQVASDTLAAMDQAIKDGVDVISLSLSFERTTPIYEDPIALGAFAAMEKGILVSAAAGNRGPDSRTLRNGAPWILTVGATTIDRRFSGVVTLGNGASFVGSSLYIGKKTVKNLPLHYSASCGSSDELKNVTKKVVVCEGTEESSVFETSTVADAKGAGALLLTNVSLVIRAKDFECPASVLDPKDSAAIRKYVKTSKNPTISLTFRRTFTGIKRAPTIAEFSSRGPSFGTSAILKPDIVAPGTLILASYSPMKSAATLQGESFFSNFTLLSGTSMSCPHASGLAALLMSAHPDWSPAAIRSAMMTTANILDNTRKPIDDVISPIAMGSGEINPNKAMDPGLVYDAGRGDYVKFLCALNLTRAELQAITKNSSDYDRCKGGNLDLNYPSFVAYLDYGQSSGVWRFQRTVTNVGEDGPTNYTAKLTKIKGFRVTVTPLKLTFQRKNQKASFSLTLEVKRPMKDPIVFGFLTWVDDQGKHTVRSPIVGTTIRETE